Genomic segment of Aquarana catesbeiana isolate 2022-GZ linkage group LG02, ASM4218655v1, whole genome shotgun sequence:
tttcctctctcttcccctggatcggagactgtgccggcggtgctcttatcctcactgggccccactcggctgcgggccccatagcgcccgcatgggtcgctatagtggtagttacgcccctgctggcattatatgactgacggaaatgcccacagactttcctggcctgcctcaggagatcctgtaagcctgggtacctgctcaagaaccgctgcaccaccaaattaaggatgtgtgccaaacatggaacatgggtaaagtgtccctgtcggagggcggagagaagattggtgcccttgttgcaaaccaccattcctggctgaagctggcgtggtgtcaaccacctctgagcctgccccttcagatctgacagaatctctgccccagtgtggctcctgtcccctaagcagaccaactcaagtaccgcatggcatcttttagcctgactgcttgcgtagccccttgaacactttccgagcaccgctggttcagacaaatctgcagaagagaccatagaggaagaagaagaggagggggtggaggagagagctgtggtagaatcaccactaggattttggaggcgtggtggcagaacaagctccaacaatactgaaccctgtcctgcatccttcccagctgccagcagagttacccagtgccctgtgaaggaaaggtaacgcccctgcctatgcctgctggaccatgagtcaatggtaatatgtaccttactgctgaccgccctgtccaacgaggccaaaacattgccttccacatgtcggtagagagccggaatgggcttctgtgaaaagaaatgtcattttggaacctgccactgaggtacagcacattccacaaattcacgaaaggaggcagagtctaccagctgaaaaggcagcagttgcagtgatagcaattttgccaagctagaattcagacgctgagcatgtggatggctgggaccgaatttcttttttacagttcagcaactggggtagggaaatttgcctgctaaaatcagatggtggtgtactgctagcagattggctgcaagtactatAGTGGGGtaagagatcccagatgaggagcaaggagaagtctgcctttttctttgatgtgggtctttcaagtgctgttgctaacagactgcatggcaggtcatcatatgtctggtcaagcatgtggtgcccaagcggctgctgctctggccacgcttgatccgcttcagacatatgttgctaacagcaacggtgcgatctgctgcacacgtgtcgaaaaaaaggcccacaccaacgaatttttaaaagtcagcggggagtcagcagcgccctgcaactgtgaagctctgcagtgtgatacaatagggtgcctgcccttaagctgccccctagaggacatccgacactgtggtcaaataagtctggggactcctccgtgcatgatggtggggctatggaaggagtgactgtggacaaggagccagtggaataggccgctttggcagctgcattggaaggcaaactactctgagccagggtgacagaggatgaggaggatgaggacggctttgttatccactccaccaacgcttctgcatgttgtggctcaataatatggccaacagcagaaaaaaaggacaagtgtgccccacagccacctgatGAGGATGtgccatgtccatgaccagcactgttgactgtagatacagagcctgcttgccctcttttagtggcctgtgagtgtctgcctctccttggtggccttccggacatgatgtatattttgttttgcaataccacaatatactgtattagatactgtgtacaccaccagaagtgtagtagaaactctacacactgtattagatactgtgtacaccacctgcactgtattagcaactgtactatggctgcacaccatcagaagtgtagtagacactgtacacatctggactatttgctaaggaaggaacagcatctgaaaAGGGCATACAGAAAACTGCTAACTACTCGTCCCGCGACCCCTTTAGCTTGGCTCACTAATATGATGTCAATTGATAGCACTGAGCACTTGAGGGACATGCAATGCATAGAAATACCAGAGGAACACTGTACTTtgtaattgtagtccacattgctaaaTGTGTTTGAGccccatattgttttttttgtttgttacctCTTGCTATTATGTTTGCCTGTTATCTTTAATacttatttttctgtttttatatatttgtgtcTCTTAGTGGGTACTCAGTTCATGTCTTTCCACCAAACCATGCTCCATGTTCCTAATATTAGTTTCCACATGCCCTCAGTGTTCCTCCTGGTTGGGATCCCGGGATTGCAAGAAGGAGCTGTCTGGACATCTATCTTCTTCTGTTTCCTTTATGTCCTGGCTATTCTGGGAAATGGAATCATATTGTATGTAATAAAAACCGAAAAAAGCCTCCATACCCCCATGTATTTCTTTCTTTCCATGCTTGCCCTCAATGATTTAGCCTTCCCCAGCTCTACTTTGCCAAAAACTCTGGCAATTTTCTGGCTGAACGATGGTCTTATTGATGCCACCAGCTGTCTGACACAAATGTTCTTTGTCCACTGTCTGGCAGTCATTGAGTCAGGGATCCTGGCCTCTATGGCATATGACCGCTTTGTGGCCATCTGTTTCCCACTGAGATACAATTCTGTCCTAACCTACGCCCTTCTGGAAAAGATTGCACTTGTTATTCTGGCCAGAGCAGTTGTGGTCATCGTCCCCATTCCAGTTCTAGTAGGACATTTGCAGTACTGCGGTGACAATATTGTCCTACATTCATACTGTGATCACATGGCCGTGGTCAATGTGGCATGTGGAGACACACAGATTGACAATGTTTATGGATTAGCGCTGTCACTTTCCATCACCGGTTTTGACTTGCTGTTTATTGGCCTTTCCTACGCCTTGATCCTACGAGCCATCttcaagatgccctccagggaggCTCGGCACAAAGCAGTAGGAACCTGTGGCTCTCATATCTGTGTAATCATAGTTGCCTACCTGCTGGGAATCTTCTCCTACGTCACCTACAGGTTTGGAAAAAAGACCATCCCCCATACTGTCCATATCTTCCTGGCCAACGTTTACATTGTATTTCCATCTTTCATGAATCCGTTCATCTACGGGGTGAGGACCAAGCAAATTAGACGGCGAGTTCTGCATATTGTTACTCACCAACTAAACACATGCCGTTTTTCCTATTGACATTCAAAATGATATTTTTCATAAATGTATTAAAGTTTGATTCCTGAGTAGGGCATGTTCTGGAGCAGATGGGTTTCAGTCTGTTAAATACACCAATGGGAGCTTTTTATTACATCTATTCAATAAGTGGGTAGGTAGGTTGAGCTATTGTTCAGTTAATTTTAGTCTGCCCAGGTAGGGAGAGGGTTAATTCAGGGTCTGTatatagcagtggcggctggtgctcaaaatttttggggcaggcgcaaaaaaaatttgaaaaaaatcatcaaacactgccactgtgcccatcaaacgctgccactgtgcccatcaaacgctgccactgtgcccattaacagcagccactgtgccctcaaatgcttccactgtaccatcaattgcagccactgtgcccatcaaatgctgccactgtgccctcaaatgctgccactgtgccatcaaatgctgccactgtgccatcaaacgctgccactgtgcccaaacgctgccactgtgccctcaaatgctgccactgtgcccaaatgctgccactgtgc
This window contains:
- the LOC141126443 gene encoding olfactory receptor 52K1-like; this translates as MLHVPNISFHMPSVFLLVGIPGLQEGAVWTSIFFCFLYVLAILGNGIILYVIKTEKSLHTPMYFFLSMLALNDLAFPSSTLPKTLAIFWLNDGLIDATSCLTQMFFVHCLAVIESGILASMAYDRFVAICFPLRYNSVLTYALLEKIALVILARAVVVIVPIPVLVGHLQYCGDNIVLHSYCDHMAVVNVACGDTQIDNVYGLALSLSITGFDLLFIGLSYALILRAIFKMPSREARHKAVGTCGSHICVIIVAYLLGIFSYVTYRFGKKTIPHTVHIFLANVYIVFPSFMNPFIYGVRTKQIRRRVLHIVTHQLNTCRFSY